In the Gossypium arboreum isolate Shixiya-1 chromosome 10, ASM2569848v2, whole genome shotgun sequence genome, one interval contains:
- the LOC108480150 gene encoding tRNase Z TRZ3, mitochondrial produces the protein MRYVSPNLRLLFSPPLRPTLSVPLFISKPNPKPFSFSTILASSSSKRPRSFSNLSRRSNSTFKDRKGGGRDMTMEETTGQSKDSSSSFGFNKRRAEGRDKSDRPKKNPQLKERKLNPTNTIAYVQILGTGMDTQDTSPSVLLFFDKQRFIFNAGEGLQRFCTEHKVKLSKIDHIFLSRVCSETAGGLPGLLLTLAGMGEEGYSVKIWGPSDLNFLVGAMKSFIPHATMVHTQSFGQSPISDAAENVTAPIKASDPIVLVKDEVVKISAILLQPHCLEQSQIKPGEMSVLYICELPELMGKFDPKKAAALGLKAGPKYSELQHGKSVKSDRLDIMVHPADVMDPPVPGPIVILVDCPTESHLQELLSIECLNGYYTDVSSHLTESTKMVNCVIHLSPASVVSSPNYQKWMKKFGSAQHIMAGHGKKTLEVPILKSSARVTSRLNYLCPQFFPAPGFLSLQHLSSSEGPTLKICESIPAENLLKFTLRPYAQLGLDRSHIPTPMGQSQVIDELHLEIPEIADAAQHVREFWQELKESREVLPTSNDNGVVIEEPWLTEDTLPGCLENIRRDDLEIVLLGTGSSQPSKYRNVSSVYINLFSKGSLLLDCGEGTLGQLKRRYGVDGADKAIRNLKCVWISHIHADHHTGLARVLALRRDLLKGVPHEPLLVIGPRQLKRYLDAYQRLEDLDMQFLDCRSTTKASWDTFVRDGASNNDGSSPQSPRHSNAKNESMQEINQTLFAKGSRMQSYLRQPGSPVDHSAAYPFLKSLKKMLGEAGLEALISFPVVHCPQAFGIVLEAAERVSSVGKVIPGWKIVYSGDTRPCPELVDACRGATVLIHEATFEDGLVDEAIARNHSTTKEAIEVGNSAGAYRIVLTHFSQRYPKIPVFDETHMHKTCIAFDMMSINIADLPVLPKVLPYLKLLFRNDVGVDESDDILDAVV, from the exons ATGCGATATGTTTCTCCGAATTTGCGCCTCCTCTTCTCTCCTCCTTTAAGACCCACTCTTTCTGTCCCTCTCTTCATCTCTAAACCCAATCCAAAACCCTTCTCGTTCTCCACTATCCTCGCTTCTTCTTCCTCAAAACGACCACGTTCCTTTTCCAATCTTTCCAGAAGAAGTAACAGCACTTTCAAAGACCGTAAAGGCGGAGGCAGAGATATGACTATGGAGGAAACAACTGGGCAGTCAAAggactcttcttcttcttttgggTTTAATAAAAGAAGGGCTGAAGGTCGAGATAAAAGTGATAGGCCTAAAAAGAATCCCCAGTTAAAAGAACGCAAGCTTAATCCTACTAATACTATTGCATATGTACAG ATTTTGGGGACTGGAATGGATACACAAGACACATCGCCTTCAGTCTTGCTCTTTTTTGACAAACAAAGATTTATTTTTAATGCCGGAGAG GGATTACAAAGATTTTGCACTGAGCATAAAGTAAAGTTATCAAAG ATAGATCACATATTTCTCTCACGGGTCTGCTCAGAAACTGCGGGTGGACTTCCAG GTTTGCTGCTGACTTTGGCTGGCATGGGAGAAGAAGGGTATAGT GTCAAAATCTGGGGACCTTCAGATCTCAATTTTTTAGTTGGTGCAATGAAATCTTTCATTCCACATGCAACTATGGTTCACACCCAGAGCTTTGGACAGTCTCCCATTTCTGATGCTGCTGAAAATGTGACTGCTCCAATTAAAGCTTCAGATCCTATTGTTCTTGTCAAAGATGAGGTTGTCAAAATATCAGCAATTCTCCTACAACCTCATTGCTTAGAACAGTCCCAAATAAAGCCTGGTGAAATGTCTGTCTTATATATTTGTGAATTGCCCGAGCTTATGGGAAAATTTGACCCCAAAAAGGCTGCAGCTCTTGGCCTGAAAGCTGGGCCAAAGTATAGCGAGCTACAACATGGTAAATCAGTGAAGTCAGACCGCCTAGACATCATG GTTCATCCAGCTGATGTAATGGATCCTCCTGTTCCAGGTCCCATTGTCATCCTGGTTGACTGTCCCACAGAATCTCATCTACAGGAATTGTTATCCATAGAATGCCTCAATGGATATTATACAGATGTATCAAGTCACCTAACAGAGAGTACTAAGATGGTAAACTGTGTCATTCATTTGAGTCCTGCTTCTGTTGTAAGCAGTCCCAACTACCAGAAGTGGATGAAGAAATTTGGTTCAGCGCAGCATATTATGGCTGGACATGGAAA GAAGACTCTTGAGGTTCCAATTCTAAAATCAAGTGCAAGAGTTACATCACGACTTAATTACTTATGCCCACAGTTCTTTCCAGCTCCAGGTTTCTTGTCTCTTCAGCACCTTAGTTCAAGTGAG gGTCCCACTTTGAAGATCTGTGAAAGTATTCCTGCTGAAAATCTGTTAAAG TTCACATTGCGCCCTTATGCTCAACTGGGACTGGACAGATCACATATTCCAACTCCAATGGGTCAGTCTCAAGTAATTGATGAGCTTCATTTAGAAATTCCAGAGATTGCTGATGCTGCACAACATGTCAGAGAGTTTTGGCAGGAGCTTAAAGAAAGTAGAGAGGTATTACCTACTTCAAATGATAATGGAGTTGTGATTGAAGAACCATGGTTGACGGAAGATACCCTGCCTGGTTGTTTGGAGAACATAAGGAGAGATGACCTTGAAATTGTGCTTCTTGGTACAGGTTCATCTCAGCCTTCTAAGTATCGTAATGTTAGCTCTGTCTATATCAATCTTTTCTCCAAAGGAAGCTTGCTCTTGGATTGCGGAGAAGGGACCCTTGGCCAACTGAAAAGAAG ATATGGTGTAGATGGTGCAGACAAGGCTATTAGAAATCTAAAATGTGTTTGGATCTCTCATATTCATGCTGATCACCACACGGGTTTGGCAAGAGTGCTTGCTTTGAGACGTGATTTATTGAAAGGAGTGCCTCATGAACCATTACTGGTTATAGGACCGAGACAGCTTAAGCGATATTTAGATGCATATCAAAGACTTGAAGATCTTGATATGCAGTTCCTTGATTGTAGGAGTACCACAAAAGCTTCATGGGATACTTTCGTGAGGGATGGTGCATCAAATAATGATGGATCATCTCCACAAAGTCCAAGGCATTCAAATGCCAAAAATGAAAGCATGCAAGAAATTAATCAGACTCTGTTTGCTAAAGGTAGTCGTATGCAGAGCTATTTGAGGCAACCAGGCAGTCCAGTTGATCATTCTGCAGCTTATCCATTCCTAAAGAGCTTGAAGAAAATGCTAGGTGAAGCAGGATTAGAGGCTTTGATTAGTTTTCCTGTTGTGCACTGTCCCCAGGCATTTGGCATTGTCTTGGAAGCTGCAGAGCGTGTCAGCAGTGTCGGAAAAGTGATCCCAGGATGGAAGATTGTGTACTCCGGTGACACTAGGCCCTGTCCAGAACTGGTAGATGCATGTCGTGGAGCAACAGTTCTCATACACGAG GCAACTTTTGAGGATGGTTTGGTTGATGAGGCCATTGCTAGAAACCACAGCACAACCAAGGAAGCCATTGAAGTGGGGAACTCCGCTGGTGCTTACCGCATCGTCCTAACCCATTTCAGCCAAAGATACCCGAAAATTCCTGTATTTGATGAGACACACATGCACAAGACATGCATTGCTTTTGACATGATGAGTATTAACATAGCAGATTTGCCAGTGCTTCCCAAAGTTCTTCCATATCTTAAATTGCTTTTCAGAAATGATGTAGGAGTTGATGAGTCGGATGATATCCTAGATGCTGTGGTGTAA
- the LOC108482414 gene encoding photosynthetic NDH subunit of subcomplex B 3, chloroplastic produces the protein MQTYQINCYITHISNAYTNRRRTFLLSLQISAMGTLQLSIHGLATTSSVPRKFNFSSRSSTTHLRFSTPKIRAVSTVPDSESTAKDKEPDEPPAVDFAFVHSVLLPDGTPDVHFRRACGGQKLRDIMLDNNMELYGPYGRPLLNCAGGGTCGTCMVEVVEGKELLTPRTDKEKEHLKKKPKNWRLACQTIVGKPDSKGLLVIQQLPEWKAHEWSYEKFLPTEEP, from the exons ATGCAAACATATCAAATTAATTGCTACATTACACATATATCTAATGCTTATACCAATAGAAGAAGAACTTTTTTATTATCTTTACAAATATCTGCAATGGGTACTCTCCAGCTTAGCATCCATGGCTTAGCTACTACATCCTCAGTGCCTCGTAAATTCAACTTCAGCAGCAGAAGCAGTACCACCCACCTCCGCTTCTCTACACCCAAAATCCGAGCTGTTAGCACCGTCCCCGACAGCGAATCCACCGCCAAGGACAAGGAGCCTGACGAGCCTCCCGCTGTTGACTTTGCATTTGTCCAT TCTGTTTTGCTGCCAGATGGAACCCCGGATGTACATTTTCGCAGGGCTTGTGGTGGGCAGAAACTTAGAGATATAATGCTGGATAATAACATGGAGTTGTATGGACCATat GGTAGACCTCTGCTGAACTGTGCAGGAGGAGGGACCTGTGGAACTTGCATGGTTGAG GTTGTAGAAGGGAAAGAGCTACTAACCCCTCGAACAGACAAAGAGAAAGAACATCTAAAGAAG AAACCAAAAAACTGGAGATTGGCCTGCCAAACAATAGTTGGTAAACCAGATTCAAAGGGCCTG CTGGTGATTCAACAACTGCCTGAATGGAAAGCACATGAATGGTCTTACGAAAAATTTTTGCCTACAGAGGAGCCCTAG
- the LOC108480966 gene encoding uncharacterized protein LOC108480966, which yields MSNRHPHTVSHSVSSPKAPPIMLDRTLSSRRSQPHLDFEFPSPAASSAVSPVPESPTSLADESKTKKPHLYLLATNYISRFGLVKSPCLCLSLCLLLIVFTLFSLLLNSRSFVCVSSYDPISRVSLFGLDGVDSDFGSLGVPWCRSKHGKTVEWTSKDLINGLEEFVPIYETRPIKNNLYGMGFDHSFGLWFITRRLKPDIMIESGAFKGHSTWVLRQAMPDTPIISLTPRHPEKYMKKGPAYVDGNCTYFAGKDFVDFGSVDWEKVLKIHGISDFSRVLVFFDDHQNELKRLKQALKAGFHHLVFEDNYDTGTGDHYSLRQICDQFYIRGGGHSCFKDSDEARIRSKRKKFWEKAVDIDELCGPHEAWWGVRGEMRDNFNHNKTTISYGEHFQNSRFVESILDVYWELPPTAGPSLTHQSRYDPGRAPPPIVEDGRYRMFQRLGLDRLERSVFNGYTQMVYLQISKPESWKYPESDLV from the exons ATGAGTAACCGTCACCCCCACACCGTATCTCACTCAGTCTCGTCGCCAAAAGCCCCACCCATTATGCTGGACCGAACCCTCTCTTCCCGCCGCTCTCAGCCTCACCTCGATTTCGAATTTCCCTCCCCCGCCGCATCTTCCGCCGTGTCTCCCGTCCCCGAATCCCCCACCTCACTCGCCGACGAGTCCAAAACCAAGAAACCACACCTCTATCTCTTGGCCACCAATTACATTTCTCGCTTCGGTCTCGTCAAATCGCCGTGTCTCTGCCTCTCCCTTTGCCTTCTTCTCATTGTTTTCACGCTTTTCTCTTTGCTGCTAAACTCTCGTTCCTTCGTTTGCGTCTCGTCTTATGACCCGATCTCTCGGGTCAGTCTCTTCGGTCTCGACGGGGTTGACTCCGATTTCGGATCCCTTGGCGTTCCTTGGT GCAGATCGAAACACGGAAAAACAGTTGAATGGACATCCAAAGATTTAATCAATGGCTTGGAGGAGTTTGTACCAATATATGAAACTCGTCCTATCAAAAACAATCTGTATGGGATGGGTTTTGACCACAGCTTTGGGCTTTGGTTCATTACCCGGCGGCTAAAACCAGATATAATGATTGAGAGCGGTGCGTTCAAGGGGCATTCCACTTGGGTTCTGCGGCAAGCAATGCCTGACACACCAATTATCTCGCTCACACCCCGACATCCTGAGAAGTACATGAAAAAGGGCCCTGCTTATGTTGATGGAAATTGTACATACTTTGCTGGAAAAGATTTTGTGGATTTTGGAAGTGTTGATTGGGAGAAGGTACttaagattcatggaatttctgATTTCAGCCGGGTTCTTGTCTTCTTTGATGACCATCAAAATGAACTGAAAAG GCTAAAGCAGGCATTGAAAGCTGGCTTTCACCATCTTGTTTTTGAAGACAATTATGATACTGGAACAGGAGATCATTATTCATTGAGGCAGATTTGTGACCAGTTCTACATTAGAG GGGGTGGCCATAGCTGCTTTAAGGACAGCGATGAAGCCAGAATTCGATCAAAAAGAAAGAAGTTTTGGGAGAAGGCTGTTGATATAGATGAACTTTGTGGGCCACATGAAGCATGGTGGGGTGTTAGAGGGGAGATGCGAGATAATTTTAACCACAATAAGACCACAATCTCTTATGGTGAACATTTTCAGAATAGCAGGTTTGTCGAATCAATTCTTGATGTTTATTGGGAGCTACCACCAACAGCCGGTCCATCTTTGACCCACCAAAGTCGATATGATCCTGGCCGTGCACCTCCTCCTATTGTTGAAGATGGTCGATATCGCATGTTTCAGCGGCTTGGTTTAGATAGGCTTGAGAGATCCGTATTCAATGGATATACACAGATGGTATATCTGCAAATTTCCAAACCAGAATCTTGGAAGTATCCAGAATCAGATCTCGTTTAA